One window of the Macaca thibetana thibetana isolate TM-01 chromosome 1, ASM2454274v1, whole genome shotgun sequence genome contains the following:
- the LOC126943466 gene encoding olfactory receptor 14K1, translating into MTNQTQMVEFLLMRFSENWMLLRLHAVLFSLIYLAAVLMNLVIILLTILDHHLHMAMYFFLRHLSFLDLCLISATVPKSILNSVTSTDSISFLGCVLQLFLVVLLAGSEIGILTAMSYDRYAAICRPLHYEAVMSRGLCVQLMALSWLNGGALGLLYTAGTFSLNFCGFNEIHQFFCDVPALLKLTCSKEHGIISVSVTIGVCYAFSCLVCIVVSYVYIFSAVLRISPRQRQSKAFSNCVPHLIVVTVFLVTGAVAYLKPGSDAPSILDLLVSVFYSVAPPTLNPVIYCLRNKAIKSALSKVLWNVRSSGVMKR; encoded by the coding sequence ATGACCAATCAGACTCAGATGGTGGAATTCTTGCTTATGAGATTTAGTGAGAATTGGATGCTCCTGAGGCTACACGCTGTGCTCTTCTCATTGATCTACCTTGCGGCCGTGCTGATGAATTTAGTCATCATTCTCCTCACGATTCTTGACCACCATCTCCACATGGCAATGTACTTTTTCCTCCGACATTTGTCCTTCTTAGACCTGTGTCTCATTTCTGCCACAGTCCCCAAATCCATCCTCAACTCTGTCACCTCCACTGACTCCATCTCCTTCCTGGGGTGTGTATTGCAACTCTTCTTGGTGGTACTGCTGGCTGGATCAGAGATTGGCATCCTCACTGCCATGTCCTATGACCGCTATGCTGCCATCTGCCGCCCCCTGCACTATGAGGCTGTCATGAGCAGAGGGCTCTGTGTCCAGTTGATGGCTCTGTCCTGGCTCAATGGAGGGGCCCTGGGACTCTTGTACACAGCTGGAACATTCTCTCTGAATTTTTGTGGCTTTAATGAGATACATCAGTTCTTCTGCGATGTCCCTGCCCTACTAAAGCTTACTTGTTCTAAAGAACATGGCATCATTAGTGTCAGTGTGACCATTGGGGTCTGTTACGCATTTTCATGTTTAGTTTGCATTGTAGTTTCCTATGTGTACATTTTCTCTGCTGTGTTAAGGATATCACCAAGACAAAGACAATCCAAAGCCTTTTCCAACTGTGTGCCTCACCTCATTGTTGTCACTGTGTTTCTTGTAACAGGTGCTGTTGCTTATTTAAAGCCAGGATCTGATGCACCTTCTATTCTAGACTTGCTGGTGTCTGTGTTCTATTCTGTCGCACCTCCAACCTTGAACCCTGTTATCTACTGTCTGAGGAACAAGGCCATTAAATCCGCTCTGAGTAAAGTCCTATGGAATGTTAGAAGCAGTGGGGTAATGAAAAGATGA
- the LOC126943450 gene encoding olfactory receptor 14A2: MANVTLVTGFLLTGFSNVQKLQILYDVLFLLIYLAALMSNLLIITLTTLDIKLQTPMYFFLKNLSFLDVFLVSVPIPKFIVNNLTHNNSISILGCAFQLLLMTSFSAGEIFLLTAMSYDRYVAICCPLHYEVVMNTGVCVLMASVSWAVGGLFGTVYTAGTFSMPFCGSSVIPQFFCDVPSLLRISCSETLMVIYASIGVGACLSISCFICIVISYIYIFSTVLKIPTTKGQSKAFSTCLSHLIVFTVFIITAYFVYLQPPSNSPSVIDRLPSVIYTVMPPVSNPVIYSLRNDDVKRALIRLLQNTYGQEAYFI, from the coding sequence ATGGCCAATGTCACCTTGGTGACAGGATTTCTTCTTACGGGGTTTTCTAATGTCCAGAAGCTGCAGATTTTATACGATGTGCTCTTCCTACTGATTTACCTGGCAGCCCTAATGAGTAACCTTCTCATCATTACTCTCACTACCCTAGACATAAAGCTCCAAACACCCATGTACTTCTTCCTGAAGAACTTATCCTTTTTGGATGTCTTCCTGGTGTCTGTTCCAATCCCAAAATTCATTGTCAACAACCTAACCCACAACAATTCCATTTCCATTCTAGGATGTGCCTTCCAGCTACTTTTAATGACTTCCTTCTCAGCAGGTGAGATATTTCTCCTCACTGCCATGTCCTATGACCGCTATGTAGCCATCTGCTGTCCCCTGCACTACGAGGTAGTCATGAATACTGGCGTCTGTGTGTTAATGGCAAGTGTTTCCTGGGCCGTTGGAGGGCTCTTTGGTACTGTGTACACAGCTGGCACATTTTCCATGCCTTTCTGTGGTTCCAGTGTGATCCCACAGTTTTTCTGTGATGTTCCTTCGTTACTAAGGATTTCCTGTTCTGAAACACTCATGGTAATTTATGCAAGTATTGGAGTTGGTGCGTGTTTAAGCATTTCTTGTTTCATCTGTATTGTGATCTCTTACATTTATATCTTCTCCACTGTACTGAAGATCCCTACCACTAAAGGTCAGTCAAAAGCTTTTTCTACATGCCTCTCCCATCTCAttgttttcactgtttttatCATAACtgcttattttgtttatcttcagCCACCTTCGAATTCACCATCTGTTATTGACAGGCTGCCCTCTGTGATCTACACTGTGATGCCTCCAGTATCTAACCCTGTAATCTACAGCCTGCGGAACGATGACGTGAAACGTGCTCTGATAAGGTTGTTGCAAAACACATATGGCCAGGAGGCTTACTTCATTTAA
- the LOC126943389 gene encoding olfactory receptor 6F1 — MDTGNKTLPQDFLLLGFPGSQTLQISLFMLFLVMYILTVSGNVAILMLVRTSHQLHTPMYFFLSNLSFLEILYTTAAVPKALAILLGRSQTISFTSCLLQMYLVFSLGCTEYFLLAAMAYDRYLAICYPLHYGTIMSSLLSAQLALGSWICGFMAIAVPTALISGLSFCGPHAINHFFCDIAPWIALACTSTQAVELVAFVIAFVVILSSFLITLISYIYIISTILRIPSASGRSKAFSTCSSHLTVVLIWYGSTIFLHVRTSIKDALDLTKAVHILNTVVTPVLNPFIYTLRNKKVRETVLKKWKGK; from the coding sequence ATGGACACAGGCAACAAAACTCTGCCCCAGGATTTTCTCTTACTGggctttcctggttctcaaaCTCTTCAGATCTCTCTCTTCATGCTTTTTCTGGTGATGTACATCCTCACAGTTAGTGGTAATGTGGCTATCTTGATGTTGGTGAGGACCTCCCATCAGTTGCATACCCCCATGTACTTCTTTCTGAGCAACCTCTCCTTCCTGGAGATTTTGTATACCACAGCTGCAGTCCCCAAAGCACTGGCCATCCTACTGGGGAGAAGTCAGACCATATCATTTACAAGCTGTCTTTTGCAGATGTACCTTGTTTTCTCATTAGGCTGCACAGAGTACTTCCTCCTGGCAGCCATGGCTTATGACCGCTATCTCGCCATCTGCTATCCTCTACACTACGGAACCATCATGAGTAGCCTGCTCTCAGCGCAGCTGGCCCTGGgctcctggatctgtggtttcaTGGCCATTGCAGTGCCCACAGCCCTCATCAGTGGCCTGTCCTTCTGTGGCCCCCATGCCATCAACCACTTCTTCTGTGACATTGCACCCTGGATTGCCTTGGCCTGCACCAGCACACAGGCAGTAGAGCTTGTGGCCTTTGTGATTGCTTTTGTGGTCATCCTGAGTTCATTCCTCATCACTCTTATCTCCTACATCTACATCATCAGCACCATCCTCAGGATCCCCTCTGCCAGTGGCCGGAGCAAAGCCTTTTCCACGTGCTCCTCGCATCTCACTGTGGTGCTCATTTGGTATGGGTCCACGATTTTCCTTCACGTCCGCACCTCTATCAAAGATGCCTTGGATCTGACCAAAGCTGTCCACATCCTGAACACCGTGGTGACTCCAGTTTTAAACCCCTTCATCTATACACTTCGTAATAAGAAAGTAAGAGAAACTGTGCTGAAGAAATGGAAGGGAAAATAA